The Methylomicrobium agile genome has a segment encoding these proteins:
- the prmB gene encoding 50S ribosomal protein L3 N(5)-glutamine methyltransferase, whose protein sequence is MQSISTEVIDTLTTIRDYIRWAASRFTEAQVYFGHGSLTAIDEAAGLVLHTLHLPYNVSPFYLEAVLIRPERQAVIDIVERRVNERKPAAYLTHEAVFAGLPFYVDERVLVPRSPIAELIEQRFAPWVDEDNVDRILDLCTGSGCIAIACAYAFPTAAVDAVDLSPEALAVAGINVAKHQSEDSVALYRSDLFESLPGHRYDIIVSNPPYVAVAEWENLPPEYHAEPEMGFTGGKTGLDIVLRILAQAKGFLSEQGILVVEVGSSAQTLQDRFPDIPFYWLDFERGGDGVFLLTGEQLALYHDQFIAALD, encoded by the coding sequence ATGCAATCCATTTCGACCGAGGTCATCGATACTTTAACTACTATCAGGGATTATATTCGCTGGGCGGCCAGCCGCTTTACCGAGGCCCAGGTCTACTTCGGCCACGGCTCCCTGACCGCCATCGACGAGGCGGCGGGTTTAGTATTGCATACGCTGCATCTGCCTTACAACGTTTCGCCGTTTTACCTGGAGGCGGTCCTGATCCGGCCGGAACGGCAGGCGGTGATCGACATCGTCGAGCGCCGTGTCAACGAGAGAAAGCCTGCCGCCTACCTGACGCACGAAGCCGTTTTCGCGGGATTGCCGTTTTATGTCGACGAACGGGTGCTGGTGCCCAGGTCGCCGATCGCGGAACTGATTGAACAGCGCTTCGCGCCGTGGGTCGACGAGGACAATGTCGACCGGATTCTGGATTTGTGCACCGGCAGCGGCTGTATCGCGATCGCCTGCGCCTATGCGTTTCCGACCGCGGCGGTCGATGCGGTCGACTTGTCGCCCGAGGCGCTGGCGGTCGCCGGAATCAACGTCGCCAAGCATCAGTCCGAAGATTCGGTGGCGTTGTACCGGTCCGATCTGTTCGAGAGCCTGCCGGGGCACCGCTACGACATTATCGTCAGCAATCCGCCCTATGTCGCGGTCGCCGAATGGGAAAACCTACCGCCCGAATACCATGCCGAGCCGGAGATGGGCTTTACCGGCGGCAAGACCGGGCTGGACATCGTACTGCGGATTCTGGCGCAGGCGAAAGGCTTTCTGAGCGAACAGGGCATCCTGGTCGTCGAAGTCGGCAGCAGTGCGCAGACGCTGCAGGACCGGTTTCCGGACATTCCTTTCTACTGGCTCGATTTCGAGCGCGGCGGCGACGGCGTGTTTTTACTGACCGGCGAGCAGCTCGCGCTCTATCACGACCAATTTATCGCGGCTTTGGATTGA
- the aroC gene encoding chorismate synthase produces the protein MSGNTFGKLFTVTTFGESHGPALGCIVDGCPPGLELGEADIQHDLDRRKPGTSRHTTQRREADEVKILSGVFEGRTTGTPIGLLIENTDQRSKDYTKIAESFRPGHADYTYQQKYGFRDYRGGGRSSARETAMRVAAAAIAKKYLKEKAGIEIRGFLAQLGPIKIDRLDWSAVNTNPFFCGDPERVPELESYMDALRKEGESIGARINIVATNVPPGLGEPIFDRLDADLAHALMSINAVKGVEIGDGFGCIESKGTQFRDEITPEGFLSNHAGGILGGISSGQDIVASIALKPTSSLRLPGRSINVRGEPIEVVTEGRHDPCVGIRATPIAEAMAALVIMDHYLRHRAQNSDVRSGLPVLR, from the coding sequence ATGTCTGGCAATACCTTCGGAAAACTGTTTACCGTCACCACCTTCGGCGAAAGCCACGGGCCCGCACTCGGCTGCATCGTCGACGGCTGTCCGCCGGGACTCGAACTCGGCGAGGCCGATATCCAGCACGACCTCGACCGCCGCAAGCCCGGGACTTCCCGGCATACGACGCAGCGGCGCGAAGCGGACGAAGTGAAGATTTTGTCCGGCGTGTTCGAAGGCAGAACCACCGGCACGCCGATCGGCCTGTTGATCGAAAACACCGACCAGCGTTCGAAGGATTACACGAAAATCGCCGAATCGTTCCGGCCCGGCCATGCCGATTATACCTATCAGCAGAAATACGGTTTCCGCGATTACCGCGGCGGCGGCCGTTCGTCCGCGCGCGAAACCGCGATGCGGGTTGCGGCGGCGGCGATTGCGAAAAAATATTTGAAGGAAAAGGCCGGGATCGAGATTCGGGGTTTTCTGGCGCAGTTGGGACCGATCAAAATCGACAGGCTGGACTGGTCGGCCGTGAACACGAACCCGTTTTTTTGCGGCGATCCCGAACGCGTGCCGGAACTCGAAAGCTACATGGACGCGCTGCGCAAGGAGGGCGAGTCGATCGGGGCGCGCATCAATATCGTCGCGACGAACGTGCCGCCGGGCCTTGGCGAACCGATCTTCGACCGGCTGGATGCGGATCTCGCCCATGCGTTGATGAGCATCAATGCGGTCAAGGGCGTTGAAATCGGCGACGGCTTCGGCTGCATCGAAAGCAAGGGCACTCAATTCCGCGACGAGATCACGCCGGAAGGTTTCCTGAGCAACCATGCCGGCGGCATCCTGGGCGGCATTTCGAGCGGCCAGGACATCGTCGCCAGCATCGCGCTGAAGCCGACCTCGAGCCTGCGCCTGCCGGGTCGGTCGATCAATGTGCGCGGCGAACCGATCGAAGTGGTGACCGAAGGGCGCCACGATCCCTGCGTCGGGATCCGCGCGACCCCGATCGCGGAGGCGATGGCGGCGCTTGTGATCATGGACCACTATCTCCGGCACCGGGCGCAGAATAGCGATGTGCGCTCCGGTTTGCCGGTTTTGAGATAA
- a CDS encoding MFS transporter yields the protein MSVPYWRLSGFYLFYFATLGGFLPYWNLYLKHLGLDAAQIGNLSAVLVGSRIIAPNFWGWIADRTGKNLRLIRLTLFFSAAAFSGFLAARGYVELALCTFGFGVFWNASLPLFEAVTLAHLRDDAHRYSRIRLWGSVGFIVAVQGLGWWFDRQPIEQLRLFVVTLLLLNWIVTLMLPNPAPRRPHREPSRVLSVLKRPEVLAFLVVSMLLQAAHGPYYVFYSIYLQQLGYSAAATGSLWAAGVCAEIVLFIFMRSLLGLLSLRSILLWSLLLAAVRWLLIGWLAQTAFLVLAQLLHAASFGAAHIAAIHLVQRHFGERHQSKGQALYSSFSFGLGGMGGSLFSGYYWDVLGPRTIFGAAALACFLAYLIACFGLARDHGEKAAARLK from the coding sequence ATGTCCGTCCCTTACTGGCGCCTGTCGGGTTTTTACCTGTTCTATTTCGCGACGCTCGGCGGCTTTTTGCCCTACTGGAACCTGTACCTCAAGCATCTCGGCCTCGATGCGGCGCAAATCGGCAATCTGTCGGCGGTGCTGGTCGGGAGCCGGATTATCGCGCCGAATTTTTGGGGCTGGATCGCGGACCGGACCGGCAAGAACCTGCGCCTGATCCGGCTGACGCTGTTTTTTTCGGCGGCGGCTTTCTCGGGGTTTCTGGCCGCGCGCGGTTACGTCGAGCTGGCGCTCTGCACTTTCGGCTTCGGGGTATTCTGGAACGCATCGCTGCCGCTTTTCGAGGCGGTGACCCTGGCGCATCTGCGCGACGACGCGCACCGCTACAGCCGGATACGGCTCTGGGGTTCGGTCGGCTTCATCGTGGCGGTGCAAGGGCTCGGGTGGTGGTTCGACCGCCAGCCGATCGAGCAGTTGCGGTTGTTCGTCGTGACGCTGTTGCTGTTGAACTGGATCGTGACGCTGATGCTGCCGAATCCGGCGCCGCGCCGGCCGCATAGAGAGCCTTCCCGCGTGCTGTCGGTCTTGAAACGCCCGGAAGTGCTGGCTTTTCTGGTGGTATCGATGCTGCTGCAGGCGGCGCACGGGCCTTATTACGTTTTTTATTCGATTTATCTCCAGCAACTGGGTTATTCGGCCGCCGCCACCGGCAGTCTGTGGGCGGCGGGGGTATGCGCCGAGATCGTTCTTTTTATTTTCATGCGGAGCTTGCTCGGCCTTTTGAGCCTACGGAGCATTCTGCTTTGGAGTCTGCTGCTGGCCGCGGTACGCTGGCTGTTGATCGGCTGGCTTGCCCAAACGGCGTTTCTGGTCTTGGCCCAACTGCTGCATGCGGCGAGTTTCGGCGCGGCGCACATTGCCGCGATCCATCTGGTGCAGCGCCATTTCGGCGAACGACACCAGAGCAAAGGCCAGGCGCTCTACAGCAGCTTCAGTTTCGGGCTCGGCGGCATGGGAGGAAGCTTGTTCAGCGGCTATTACTGGGATGTGCTGGGGCCGCGGACGATATTCGGCGCCGCGGCGTTGGCGTGCTTTCTCGCTTACCTGATCGCCTGTTTCGGATTGGCGCGGGATCATGGCGAAAAAGCGGCGGCGCGTCTAAAATAG
- a CDS encoding MotA/TolQ/ExbB proton channel family protein produces MFEIIKSGGWMMWPLMICSIGAMAIIAERFWTLRKSRIIPEDLVVQVWRLHKDNKLDDAMLRRLKASSPLGRIIAAGVGNSAHGREIMKESIEDVGRQVMHDLERFLDALGLIAEVSPLLGLLGTVFGMIEIFSQLMQHGAGDPTVLAGGISVALITTATGLSVAIPSLIFHRYFLRRVDEYVINMEAEALRLIEMMHGEREASL; encoded by the coding sequence GTGTTTGAAATAATTAAGAGCGGCGGCTGGATGATGTGGCCGCTGATGATTTGTTCGATCGGGGCGATGGCGATTATTGCGGAGCGTTTCTGGACCCTGCGCAAGAGCAGGATCATCCCCGAAGATCTGGTCGTGCAGGTCTGGAGGTTACACAAAGACAACAAACTGGACGACGCGATGTTGCGCCGCCTAAAAGCCAGTTCGCCGCTGGGACGGATCATTGCGGCCGGGGTCGGCAATAGCGCGCACGGGCGGGAAATCATGAAAGAGTCGATCGAGGATGTCGGACGCCAGGTCATGCACGACCTGGAGCGCTTCCTGGATGCGCTGGGGCTGATCGCCGAGGTATCGCCCTTGCTGGGCTTGTTGGGCACGGTATTCGGGATGATCGAGATTTTCTCCCAACTGATGCAGCACGGGGCGGGCGACCCGACCGTGCTGGCGGGCGGTATTTCGGTTGCGCTGATCACGACCGCGACCGGTTTGTCCGTGGCGATTCCGAGCCTGATTTTCCACCGCTATTTTCTGAGACGAGTCGACGAATACGTGATCAACATGGAAGCCGAGGCATTGCGGCTGATCGAGATGATGCACGGCGAGCGCGAGGCGAGTTTATGA
- a CDS encoding ExbD/TolR family protein codes for MNFHRKKRRKIDITLISMIDVLFVLLLFFMVSTTFNRQTQVRIKLPEAAGSEAEAPPASITLVIDADGLYYVKGGDEMLRQLVDQKPETLLRELRKMAARGTDVPFIISADGKTPHQAVISALDAAGRAGFTHITFEAQQPKTE; via the coding sequence ATGAACTTCCATCGTAAAAAGAGGCGAAAAATCGATATTACGCTGATATCGATGATCGATGTGCTGTTCGTGCTTTTGCTTTTTTTTATGGTCTCGACAACGTTCAACCGGCAGACGCAAGTCAGGATAAAGTTGCCCGAAGCGGCAGGCTCCGAAGCGGAAGCCCCGCCGGCATCGATTACCTTGGTGATCGACGCCGACGGCCTGTATTATGTGAAAGGCGGGGATGAGATGCTGCGCCAGTTGGTCGATCAAAAGCCCGAAACCCTGCTCAGGGAGTTGCGGAAAATGGCCGCGCGCGGCACCGATGTCCCGTTCATCATCAGCGCGGACGGCAAGACGCCGCATCAGGCGGTGATCAGCGCGCTCGATGCCGCCGGCAGGGCAGGGTTCACGCATATCACCTTCGAAGCGCAACAGCCGAAAACCGAATGA
- the lpxK gene encoding tetraacyldisaccharide 4'-kinase: protein MIETKLPRLAARIWYRKTGAGLLLWPFGKLFEGIARLRRACYRCGWLKTTVFPVPVIVVGNLTVGGAGKTPLIIWLARFLKEKGFRPGIVSRGYGGRAALYPQWVDADSRAGEVGDEALLIAARTGCPMAVSPVRTDACRLLLDRADCDVLLSDDGLQHYALGRTLEIAVIDGERRFGNGWCLPAGPLREPEARLKDVDLIVVNGGLARPNEFSMQLAGAEAVNLLTGMRKPLAAFKAAPCHAVAGIGHPERFFRHLEMAGLGCIPHDFPDHFAFRPEDLDFGDTFPVLMTEKDAVKCGAFADERLWAVPVEANMDSAFAARLIELLSEKHDR from the coding sequence ATGATCGAGACAAAGCTGCCGCGGCTGGCGGCGCGCATCTGGTATCGGAAAACCGGCGCCGGCCTGTTGCTGTGGCCTTTCGGCAAACTGTTCGAAGGCATCGCCAGGCTGCGCAGGGCCTGTTATCGTTGCGGATGGCTGAAAACCACGGTTTTCCCGGTTCCGGTGATCGTGGTCGGCAATCTTACGGTCGGCGGCGCCGGCAAAACGCCGCTGATCATCTGGCTGGCCCGGTTTTTGAAGGAAAAAGGCTTCCGGCCGGGCATCGTCAGCCGGGGCTACGGCGGACGCGCCGCCCTGTATCCGCAGTGGGTCGATGCCGACAGCCGGGCGGGCGAGGTCGGCGACGAGGCGCTCTTGATCGCGGCCCGCACCGGCTGCCCGATGGCGGTATCTCCGGTTCGGACAGATGCTTGCCGGCTGCTGCTGGACAGGGCCGATTGCGACGTGCTGCTGTCCGACGACGGCCTGCAGCATTATGCACTCGGCAGAACGCTCGAAATCGCGGTGATCGACGGCGAGCGCCGCTTCGGCAACGGCTGGTGCCTGCCGGCCGGACCGCTCAGGGAACCTGAGGCCAGACTGAAGGACGTGGACTTGATCGTGGTGAACGGCGGCTTGGCGCGGCCGAACGAATTTTCGATGCAATTGGCGGGGGCGGAGGCGGTCAATTTGCTGACCGGAATGCGTAAACCCTTGGCCGCGTTTAAAGCGGCGCCCTGCCATGCGGTGGCCGGCATCGGGCATCCCGAGCGGTTTTTCAGGCACCTGGAAATGGCGGGGCTGGGGTGTATTCCGCACGATTTTCCTGACCATTTCGCGTTCCGGCCGGAGGATCTCGACTTCGGCGATACGTTTCCGGTTCTAATGACCGAGAAGGATGCGGTAAAATGCGGGGCGTTTGCCGACGAAAGGCTTTGGGCCGTTCCGGTGGAAGCGAACATGGATTCCGCTTTCGCGGCGCGGTTAATCGAATTATTGAGTGAGAAGCATGATAGATAA
- a CDS encoding Trm112 family protein, whose amino-acid sequence MIDKKLLDILACPICKSSLIYDKDRQELICKPDRLAFPIRDDIPVMLEDEARALSLEEVDALKK is encoded by the coding sequence ATGATAGATAAAAAACTGCTCGACATCCTGGCTTGTCCGATCTGCAAAAGTTCGCTGATTTACGACAAGGACAGGCAGGAACTGATCTGCAAGCCCGACCGGCTGGCGTTTCCGATCCGCGACGACATTCCGGTCATGCTCGAAGACGAAGCGCGCGCGCTTAGCCTCGAAGAAGTCGACGCGCTGAAAAAATGA
- the kdsB gene encoding 3-deoxy-manno-octulosonate cytidylyltransferase — MSVRFKVVIPARYGSTRLPGKPLLPIAGRPMIAHVCERAREAGADEIVVATDDDRICQAVRALGIEAVMTRADHQSGTERIAEVVEQRGWAGGEIIVNLQGDEPLIDPAYLREAAAVLAGQRQAGIATLAAEIHDGEEIFNPNAVKVVLNRHGYALYFSRAPIPWDRDGFAEGRKLLSGRMPYYRHIGMYAYTVDFLRRYCGWEASDLEKTESLEQLRILWQGEAIAVKVVDKVPPAGVDTFEDLQRVEAFLRIAM, encoded by the coding sequence ATGAGCGTCCGCTTTAAAGTCGTGATTCCGGCCCGCTATGGTTCGACCCGGCTGCCCGGCAAACCCTTGCTGCCGATCGCCGGCAGGCCGATGATCGCGCATGTCTGCGAACGCGCCCGCGAGGCCGGGGCGGACGAGATCGTCGTCGCGACCGACGACGATCGTATATGCCAAGCAGTCCGTGCATTGGGCATCGAGGCGGTAATGACGCGCGCCGATCATCAAAGCGGCACCGAGAGGATTGCGGAAGTCGTCGAGCAGCGGGGCTGGGCAGGCGGCGAGATCATCGTGAACCTGCAGGGCGACGAGCCGTTGATCGATCCCGCGTATTTGCGCGAAGCGGCGGCGGTATTGGCCGGCCAGCGGCAGGCGGGCATCGCGACGCTGGCGGCCGAAATCCACGACGGCGAGGAGATCTTCAATCCGAACGCGGTCAAGGTCGTGTTGAACCGGCACGGCTATGCGCTGTATTTCAGCCGTGCGCCGATCCCGTGGGATCGGGACGGATTCGCCGAAGGCCGGAAGCTCTTGTCCGGCAGAATGCCTTATTACCGGCATATCGGCATGTATGCCTATACGGTCGACTTTTTGCGCCGGTACTGCGGTTGGGAGGCTTCCGATTTGGAGAAAACCGAGTCGCTCGAACAGCTCCGCATTTTATGGCAGGGCGAAGCGATCGCGGTCAAGGTGGTCGACAAGGTGCCGCCCGCCGGCGTCGATACGTTCGAAGATTTGCAACGTGTCGAAGCGTTTTTGAGAATTGCTATGTAG
- the alaC gene encoding alanine transaminase: MDQFPRISRLPPYVFNIVNELKAKARAAGEDIIDFGMGNPDQPTPEHIVNKMLEATKRPDTHRYSMSKGIPRLRKAICTWYENRFDVDLDPESEAIVTIGSKEGLAHLALATLGPGDVVLVPNPAYPIHPYGVVIAGADLRHVPLIPGVDFIEELQRAIVESWPKPKMLILNFPGNPTSQCVELDFFEKIIALAKEHKIWVVHDIAYIDIVFDGYKAPSILQVEGAKDIAVEFFSLSKSYNMPGWRVGFMCGNKKLVGALARIKSYLDYGTFTPIQIAAITALEGPQDCVHEIAAMYQRRRDVLCEGLNAAGWPVEKPKATMFVWAPIPEPYREMGSLEFSKKLLIEAKVAVAPGIGFGQYGDDHVRFGLIENEHRTRQAVRGIRHMMKKDKVV; this comes from the coding sequence ATGGACCAATTTCCACGCATCAGCCGCTTGCCCCCCTATGTTTTCAATATCGTGAACGAACTGAAGGCCAAAGCGCGAGCGGCGGGCGAGGACATCATCGATTTCGGGATGGGCAATCCGGATCAGCCGACGCCGGAGCATATCGTGAACAAGATGCTCGAAGCGACGAAGCGGCCGGATACGCACCGTTATTCGATGTCGAAAGGCATCCCCCGGCTGCGCAAGGCCATCTGCACCTGGTACGAGAACCGTTTCGACGTCGATCTGGATCCGGAATCCGAGGCGATCGTCACGATCGGCTCCAAGGAAGGGCTTGCGCATCTGGCGCTGGCCACGCTCGGGCCGGGCGACGTGGTGCTGGTGCCGAATCCGGCCTATCCGATCCATCCCTACGGGGTCGTGATTGCGGGTGCCGACCTTCGCCACGTGCCGTTGATTCCGGGTGTCGACTTCATCGAGGAACTGCAGCGCGCGATCGTCGAGTCGTGGCCGAAGCCGAAAATGCTGATCTTGAATTTTCCGGGCAATCCGACCAGCCAGTGCGTCGAGCTGGATTTTTTCGAAAAGATCATCGCGCTCGCGAAAGAGCACAAGATCTGGGTCGTGCACGACATCGCCTATATCGATATCGTGTTCGACGGTTACAAGGCTCCTTCGATCCTGCAGGTCGAGGGCGCGAAAGACATCGCGGTCGAATTTTTCTCGCTGTCGAAAAGCTACAACATGCCGGGCTGGCGCGTCGGCTTCATGTGCGGAAACAAGAAGCTGGTCGGCGCGCTGGCAAGAATCAAGTCCTACCTCGACTACGGCACCTTCACGCCGATCCAGATTGCCGCGATTACCGCGCTCGAAGGGCCGCAGGACTGTGTGCATGAAATCGCCGCGATGTACCAACGGCGGCGCGACGTGCTTTGCGAGGGCTTGAACGCGGCCGGCTGGCCGGTCGAAAAGCCGAAGGCGACGATGTTCGTGTGGGCGCCGATTCCCGAACCTTACCGGGAAATGGGTTCGCTGGAGTTCTCGAAAAAACTGCTGATCGAGGCGAAAGTCGCGGTCGCGCCCGGCATCGGCTTCGGCCAGTACGGCGACGACCATGTCCGCTTCGGGCTGATCGAGAACGAGCACCGGACCCGGCAGGCGGTGCGCGGCATTCGCCATATGATGAAGAAAGACAAGGTTGTATAA
- a CDS encoding homoserine dehydrogenase: protein MKPVKVGILGLGTVGGGTVNVLKRNAAEIARRAGREIIVTRASSRDLGKPRICSTEGIAVTADPYDVINDPEIDIVLELIGGAGPVKDMVLAAIANGKHVVTANKSLIALHGNEIFAKASEKGVIVAFEAAVAGGIPIIKAIREGLSGNQIQWLAGIINGTGNFILTEMREKGRDFADVLAEAQALGYAEADPTFDVEGIDAAHKLTILASIAFGIPLQFEKVYTEGITKITRLDVDYAEKLGYRIKHLGIARKTGEGIELRVHPTLIPERRLIANVNGVMNAVLVKGDAVGPTLYYGAGAGADPTASAVVADVVDVTRALTSDPENRVPHLAFQPEAIKDIPILAPDRFKSAYYLRLNAEDKPGVLADVTKILADHRISIEAIIQKEPPANEKAVPIILLTQVTLEKEMNDAIAKIEALPTVTGQVCRIRLETLG, encoded by the coding sequence TTGAAACCGGTAAAAGTCGGAATATTGGGACTAGGGACGGTCGGCGGCGGTACGGTCAATGTGCTCAAACGCAATGCGGCCGAGATTGCCCGCCGGGCCGGGCGCGAAATCATCGTAACCCGCGCGTCGAGCCGAGATCTCGGCAAGCCGCGCATTTGCAGTACCGAAGGCATCGCGGTCACGGCCGATCCTTACGATGTGATCAACGATCCCGAAATCGACATCGTGCTCGAATTGATCGGCGGCGCCGGCCCTGTCAAGGATATGGTGCTGGCCGCGATCGCGAACGGCAAGCATGTGGTCACCGCGAACAAGTCGCTGATCGCGCTGCACGGTAACGAGATTTTCGCGAAGGCCAGCGAGAAGGGTGTGATCGTCGCCTTCGAAGCGGCGGTCGCCGGCGGGATTCCGATCATCAAGGCGATCCGCGAAGGGCTTAGCGGCAACCAAATTCAATGGCTGGCCGGCATCATCAACGGCACCGGCAATTTCATCCTGACCGAAATGCGCGAGAAAGGCCGCGATTTTGCGGACGTATTGGCCGAAGCGCAGGCTTTGGGCTATGCCGAAGCCGATCCGACCTTCGATGTCGAAGGGATCGATGCGGCGCACAAGCTGACGATCCTGGCATCCATCGCATTCGGGATTCCGCTGCAATTCGAAAAAGTTTACACCGAAGGCATCACCAAGATTACCCGGCTCGATGTCGATTATGCGGAAAAACTGGGCTACCGGATCAAGCATTTGGGCATCGCGCGCAAGACCGGCGAAGGCATCGAACTGCGCGTGCATCCGACCCTGATCCCGGAGCGCCGGCTGATCGCGAACGTGAACGGGGTGATGAACGCGGTGCTGGTCAAGGGCGACGCGGTCGGCCCGACTTTGTATTACGGCGCCGGCGCGGGGGCCGATCCGACCGCCTCGGCGGTGGTCGCGGACGTGGTCGACGTGACGCGGGCCCTGACCAGCGATCCGGAAAACCGGGTGCCGCATCTGGCCTTCCAGCCCGAGGCGATCAAGGACATCCCGATTTTGGCCCCGGACCGCTTCAAGTCCGCCTATTACCTGCGCCTGAACGCCGAAGACAAACCCGGCGTATTGGCCGATGTGACCAAAATCCTGGCCGACCACCGGATCAGCATCGAGGCGATCATTCAGAAAGAGCCGCCGGCAAACGAAAAAGCGGTGCCGATCATTCTGCTGACGCAGGTCACGCTCGAAAAAGAAATGAACGACGCGATCGCCAAGATCGAGGCCTTGCCGACCGTGACCGGCCAGGTCTGCCGGATTCGCCTGGAAACCTTAGGATAA
- the thrC gene encoding threonine synthase, protein MSTAKHYTGLIDRYRDRLPVSASTRVISLNEGNTPLIQLQNIPRLAGKEVDIYVKFEGLNPTGSFKDRGMTMAVTKAVEEDSRAIICASTGNTSASAAAYAARAGIKAFVIIPEGKIALGKLAQTLMYDATIIQIRGNFDQGMNLVKEVAELAPVTIVNSINPYRIDGQKTASFEIIDALGEAPDYHCLPVGNAGNITAYWKGYKEYSADSDTHKAVTSKRPVMCGYQAAGAAPFLAGHPIEHPETIATAIRIGNPQSWDYAWAAQKESGGWFDKFTDEEILEAQKMLSQYEGIFCEPASATSVAGAWRDIRSGKIPEGSKIVCTLTGTGLKDPDTAIKQCASARTLTIEAELDSVKRAILDHM, encoded by the coding sequence ATGTCTACAGCAAAACATTACACCGGTCTGATCGACCGTTACCGCGACCGTTTGCCGGTCAGCGCCTCGACGCGCGTGATCAGCCTGAACGAAGGCAACACTCCCTTGATCCAATTGCAAAACATTCCGCGCCTGGCGGGCAAGGAGGTCGACATTTACGTCAAGTTCGAAGGCCTGAACCCGACCGGTTCGTTCAAGGACCGCGGCATGACGATGGCGGTCACCAAGGCGGTCGAAGAGGACAGCCGCGCGATCATCTGCGCCTCGACCGGCAACACTTCGGCTTCGGCGGCCGCCTATGCCGCCCGCGCCGGGATCAAGGCGTTCGTGATCATTCCGGAAGGCAAAATCGCGCTCGGCAAGCTCGCGCAAACCTTGATGTACGATGCGACGATCATCCAGATTCGGGGCAATTTCGACCAGGGCATGAATCTGGTCAAGGAAGTGGCAGAGCTGGCGCCGGTTACGATCGTCAATTCGATCAATCCGTACCGGATCGACGGCCAGAAGACCGCTTCGTTCGAGATCATCGACGCGCTTGGCGAGGCGCCGGACTACCACTGCCTGCCGGTCGGCAACGCGGGCAATATCACCGCCTACTGGAAAGGCTACAAGGAATATTCGGCCGACAGCGACACGCACAAGGCGGTGACTTCGAAGCGCCCGGTCATGTGCGGTTATCAGGCGGCCGGCGCCGCCCCGTTCCTAGCCGGCCATCCGATCGAGCATCCGGAGACGATTGCGACCGCAATCCGGATCGGCAATCCGCAGTCCTGGGACTATGCCTGGGCCGCGCAGAAGGAATCCGGCGGCTGGTTCGACAAATTCACCGACGAGGAAATTCTCGAAGCGCAGAAAATGCTGTCGCAATACGAAGGCATTTTCTGTGAGCCGGCTTCCGCAACCTCGGTCGCCGGCGCCTGGCGCGATATCCGCAGCGGCAAGATTCCGGAAGGCAGCAAAATCGTCTGTACGCTGACCGGAACCGGCCTGAAAGATCCCGATACCGCGATCAAACAATGCGCTTCCGCGCGCACCTTGACGATCGAAGCGGAACTCGACTCGGTCAAACGGGCGATTCTCGATCATATGTAA